Within the Populus trichocarpa isolate Nisqually-1 chromosome 14, P.trichocarpa_v4.1, whole genome shotgun sequence genome, the region TTATTAGTCACTGCTTGTcgtgctttttaaaaaattattttttaaaattatttgtttatatttatttatttatatatataataatatcaaaaataaattttaaaaataaaaaaatattattttaatatattttcaaaaaaaaacaacataaaaactaatttattagataacatttttattttcttgtttttgtttactacatttcaaaatttgaattagTTATCAAGGTCAAATTCAACTGTTTTTTCCCCTATGAATCCATTCATCCACCCATCCTTGCATTTTATACATGATTTCTATGGTAGGATTTAAAATGTTGGAAAacgtatttgaaaaaaaataaaatccatgtaCTGGATTGATAAAACTGAAGAAGTTCATATACTGCTCCAGCAATTtccccatttattttttattaataatttcgGAGTTTGTAGTGGGAGGCATGGTTTTTAGATCCGGTCTGGTCCAAAGTCTGAGTTCCTAGTTTTTATCGGATTATTGGGTCGTTcaggtcaaatttttttttaaaaaaaatcaaaacgatgttgttttagtaaaaaagaaaaacaaaagtcaacgggttgcaacagGATTTTTGACCAGGTATTGCCAAGTCGCCGGGTCAATCTACCAGGTCAGCCGGGTCACaccagatttttttcttctcctgttttttcttcaatctggCCCGGTTTCAGTTCTGGATTTTGCAATTGACCTGCCAGGTCTGGCCGGGTTTTAATACTATAGCCGGAGGTAACCAAATGAATTCTAGATGATAATACGATGCCTACAGAATCTCAAGTTTAGAGGTAAGTGCAGTGCATATAGATTACATGAATTCCTTATGagagcttttttattattaatttgattgattgaacacttatatttttttattttagttaattaaatataattgtttaaattataaAGGGATTATTCAATAAAGAGGATGATGAGATATTGATAAAAACGAGAGTGaagttgataataattaattatacaataaaaagagtatttaattattttcaatttttaaaaatatattcaattgaGCTCAAttgattatattgatttttcttcttgtgtGTTTGGAAATAGTGGGTTTAGccacaaaagaaaatgacaagtttatcccttttcttcttagttATATTGGAAAAAGCCagttataaatcaaaataaaaccaaaggTTAAATGAGTATTTAGAAAActcttaattaattcaattcaaaagtttttatgaaattttatatttaaaatcttttttagtgttaaaaaattgagttcCAAATGGACTGctataaaagtaaattaaaaataaacatttctgatttataattttaaagtggggaaatttaatgttaaaattaattttttaaaaatatttatctaattcttaaaaaaaaacattttaaaaaaataagattaaaatattgagaattgaattaaattcaaatcaaatactaTAATTGAATTCTACGGTAAAGAATTAGCAGTTGAATATTCATCACATGTTGGATTTGAATAACTGTCATCTTTATATAATAGTTAGTTTATTCTCTGACTAAACCTCGCAGTTCTTTAGGAACATACtgagttttttggattttgtccAATATTAAAGGCACGTAATCATAATTTAACTGATagatttatagattaaaaactCAGAGTTTTGTTTCTAGTTCATACGAAATTTAAACTTGGTATATAATGGTTACATTGTATTATAAGGCCTGGATCAACCTGATGCCACAACAAATTACATGAGAAAACTGTAAATAGTGAATCAAGCATCAGACCAGTAAATATCCATTTCTCCCCAGTCGCTTTCAGGCACTCCTAATGCTTTCCAAACTGCTTTCGAGGCATCAACAATGTTGTTAGCACAAGGAGGCTGGTAATCATGGTCAGAATCACATCCCATTGTAGAGTCACACTCATCCACTACCATGGCCTTGACACTCTTTCCATTCCCATGGATATTTATGGAGTTTAAGCATCTATTCCCGTTGTTATACCATCCAGTTGAAAGCGCCACCACAGGTGTGTCATCCGAGTGGTATTGGTTGTCGCATTCTGATGGCGCACCACCATCTCCACCCTTCTGAAAGCTGTTCAATGTCAAGGTTGCTTTTGTGCTGCTGGTCACTCGCGGTGAACACTTGAAAATGGGGTAAAACTTGCCATCTGCACAACAATCAGAGTCATTCTCTTGATTGCATTGGTTTGGAGGAGGCTTTCTCCCTTCTATGCTCCCACTGGGCTTGCAAGTCTGAGCCTGAATGGTTAAACAAAAtgtaacaagaaaaagaaagcagaaaAGGAGAGCAGTTGAGCAAACTTGATTCTTCATCTTCTATTTGCTCCTTCTGTTCAGCGATGATTTGGTCTGAAGAGTTTGAATCTCTGCCAACCCTTATATAACGACAAACTAGGACAATTTAGTAGCTTTTTATGAAATGTGAAACGGTCAGAATGCCCTTCTTATCACGGCATACATACGAGCCATAATTTTGTATCTATTGTTGATTCCTTTGTGTAGAGAAGCCCAATGACAGTGACAATTTAGCTTGTGCGGAATGCAGAAACAGAAGATTGTTAGCTTGTACAATGTGTATTACAGTGAGTTTCTGCTCCTCttcttttcaaaatcaaattaggCCATTACAATGGAAGCAAAATCCATCCGCTTAACATAGCTCTGGCCCATTCCCGAGGCTGCTGGAGATAGGACAAGGGTGTTGAGCGCTGAAACAGAAATGCATCTGGAATTTAACAAATTTATAGTAGAGATGTTCTCCATTGACAAATTTAGCAGTGAACAGAGATGAGGTGATAGCACTTCACAATTCGGGAATGGTAGCAGGGTTTGGTTAGTAACTTGTTTCCTAGCGTGCTCAAGTTTTTGGTGCTACATCTACAAAAATTTCATAAACTGAatataaaatttggatttttaaaccctaatttttcatctaaaactAGATGTTAACTTGGTATGCTAGCTCCTGACCGGGatataaaagaaaagtcaaattaaaatttgattag harbors:
- the LOC7464926 gene encoding kiwellin-1, translating into MKNQVCSTALLFCFLFLVTFCLTIQAQTCKPSGSIEGRKPPPNQCNQENDSDCCADGKFYPIFKCSPRVTSSTKATLTLNSFQKGGDGGAPSECDNQYHSDDTPVVALSTGWYNNGNRCLNSINIHGNGKSVKAMVVDECDSTMGCDSDHDYQPPCANNIVDASKAVWKALGVPESDWGEMDIYWSDA